Within Candidatus Angelobacter sp., the genomic segment AAGATTTCCCGGCTGCTGCGCGAAGGAATGCTCGCCGTGCTCCCGGCCGAATTCATCACCACCGCGCGAGCCAAAGGGTTGGGCGAAACCACCGTGCTTTTGAAACACGCCTTCCGCCCCGGCGTGCTGCCGGTCGTGTCATATTCGGGCCCGCTGCTTGCCGACCTGTTGACCGGCTCATTCGTCGTCGAGAACATTTTCCAGATTCCCGGCATCGGCGTGTTCGTGGTCAACGGGACGTTAAATCGCGATTACACCATTGTCGTTGGCCTTGTCCTGATTTACGCCTTTCTCATCCTCGTTCTGAATCTTGTGGTGGATTTGGCCTATGGCTGGATTGATCCGAGGGTAAGGGCATGACCGACGCAGAAAGCCCCAATCGACGGGCGTGGCGCCGCTTTCGACGAAATCGCCTGGCCGTGGGCAGTGGCGCGTTTTTGTTCTCGGCCATCCTGCTCGTCGTGATCTGGCCGCTGTTTGCGACTCCGCGTTTTGCATCGCTTTTGCCGAGGGCGCTGACGTGGAAACCAACCACTCTCTCGGACGATCAGTTCCGGCCGCCAGACCTGGCCCATTGGTTCGGCACTGATGTCCACGGCCGGGATTTACTGAGCCGGGTGTGTTACGGCGCGCGGATCTCGTTGCTGGTCGGCGCCCTGGGCGCCTGCGTCAGTTTGTTCATCGGCGTGTTGTGGGGCGCAATCGCCGGATACTTCGGCGGATGCTGGGACGCCCTCATGATGCGGTTCGTTGATGTCCTCTACTCGCTCCCGTCGATTCTATTCGTCATAGTGCTGATTGCCGTCGTGGAGGAATCGTTCAAGGCATGGCTCGTGAGGGTGCTCTCGTCGGACGCAGGCGCGGCGGCCAACCTGCTCCTCTTGTTTGCCGGGTTGGGCGCGGTGTCCTGGCTGACGATGGCTCGCATCGTGCGGGGTGAGGTCCTGACGCTGCGGACACGCGGCTTCGTCGATGCCAGCCGGGCGCTGGGAGCGGGTCATCCGCGCATTCTACTGCGTCACATCCTGCCCAACGTTTACGGCATCATCATCACCTATCTGACGCTGACCGTGCCTTCGATCATGTTATACGAATCGTTCCTGAGTTACCTCGGCCTCGGCGTCCAACCGCCTCAGGCGAGTCTGGGATCGCTGATCGCCGAGGGCGCGTCACAGATCAACCCCATTCGCATCTACTGGTGGATGATCGTCCTCCCCGGGCTCACGCTCGCGTCCGCGCTGCTCGCGTTGAATTTCGTTGGTGACGGCCTGCGGGACGCCTGGGATCCGCGTTCGACGAGGGAATAAGCCAGCCGGCAGGCAGAACTCAGGGCTTCGCTTTTTTTTCCTTGTTCCGTGAGCCGAAGGGATTGCCCCGTTGATGCGGCCCGGTCGCCAACCGTGGCAGACGGGAAGGAGCGGTGCCAACGTAAATCCAGCCCACAACAATGTGCAGCAACCAGGCGAACAACAGCCCGACCAGATTGAGCCGGTTGAAACTGTAGAGCAGGATGGCCCCGCTCATCAGCAGGGCTCCGGGCGCCTGAGCGGCGGCCGCTACGCGCCAGCACCCGGACCAGTTCACGTGCCGGTCCGTATAAAATGTGATCAGGCGCAAAGGCAGCGAATACAGAGTCGCCAGCACCATCCAGCTGCCCATCACGCCGATCACCACCCCCACTCCGAGGCCGACGAGCAGGAACGGCCGCCACGCGCCCCACCACGGTTCGGCCCCGGAGCGATTCAAAGCGATGGTCCAGTTTTCCGGATACGGAACCGCGACGCAGCCAAACAGCGAGCAGATTTTGAAACCGCGACGCTCAAGCTCGAATTGCACATCGGCGCTCTGACCGAACCGGCTGCCTCCCTCCACGTCAACCGTGATGGAAAGAAACGTTCCCTCGGCCAGTCGCACTGGAGACGGGTTGTTCCATTCAAGCCGGCCGCCGCGGATCGCGCCCTTTTCCGGCAGGCGCGCGAGGGTCTTCTGAATGACGGGAAACCACGCTGAAACCAACAGGCAAAGCACGCTCGCGGCGACCAGCAACGCGACGATAAACTGCATGAACAGCAACCGCCCCGGCGGCGATCGCGAAAACGCCGCCACGCCGCCAAAAGTCATCGGCTGCCACGGAGGAAAAGGTGCGGGAGCTTCCATGCGCGAGCGTGCCGAGAATAAACCCGACCGCGCGATTATTTGAAACGAAATCCTCGAGAGAAGAACAAACCGGCGGCGGGTTTCCACAGGCCGGACCAGCGGGTTTGAAACCTGTTTTGCCTGGTTGAACGGCGCGCTAACCTTGCGGCTCCTGCCTGGCCGGGGGTTGCTGCGTTGGTACCGCGCCGGGCGGCGGTTGGACCACGACGACCGGCAGCGGGAACCGGATTTTCATCACATCATCCACGAGCACCTCCAGATAATAAATGCCGGCGGCCGGAAACTCGACCTGGGGGAGGACCGTCACGTTCGTGGCGTGATGCGAGGCATCCTGCAGCGCGAACTTCACCTGCCCCTTGCGCAACACGGTCGTCTGGTCCGGCGCGACCAGGCGGACGCTCTCCGTAAACTGGCCGAACCCCGCCGTCCACCGGTTGAACACGCACAGCTTGAAGGCCGTGACCGGCAATTGCGGAACGCGAATCGCCCCGATGACTCCGACGATGATAAAATTGCCGTTGGCTTCGGGCCGCACATCTTCGCACAGCAACGAGCATTGCAGGTCCGGAAGAATTCGAGTGGCATTCATAATCTGTATTGTCCGGCGACCAGCGATCATTCCGTCACGGTCAGTTCCGCGGCGCGAACCGTGTTTTGCATGAGCATCGCAATGGTCATCGGTCCCACACCGCCCGGATTGGGTGTGATTTTCCCGGCAACCGCCCGGACCCCAACGAAGTCCACATCGCCGACCAGTCGCGACCCGCCCTTTGCGCCCGCGTCCTTGATACGGTTGACGCCCACGTCAATCACCACCGCGCCGGGTTTCACCATGTCCGCTTTCACAAATTCCGCGACACCGATCGCGGCGATCAAAATATCTGCGCGCCGGCAATGTGCGGCGATGTCGCGGGTGTGCGAGTGGCAGAGCGTCACCGTCGCGTTGGCATGACGCGCTTTTTGAATCAGGATGGCGGCCATCGGCTTGCCGACGATGTTCCCCCGGCCCAGCACCACGACTTCCGAACACTCGATCTTCACCCCGGCGCGGATCAGCAGTTCGTGAACGCCCGCGGGGGTGCAGGGAAGAAAGCCCGACGCGTCCCCCAGCATCAGTTTGCCGACATTGATCGGATGAAAACCGTCCACGTCTTTCTGCGGCGAAACGGCGGCATAAACCGTGGCCTGGTTGATCGGGCGGGGAAGCGGCGCTTGCACGAGAATTCCGTGAATCCCCGGGTCCTCATTGAGCCGTGCGACAAGCTCCAGCAGGTCGTTTTCCGGAGTCGTCTCCGGCAGAACGTGTGTGAAGGAAGCGATGCCGAGCCGCGCGCCCATCCGCTCTTTCATGCCGACGTAAACCTGCGAGGCGGGATCCTCCCCGACGCGCACAAACGCCAGTCCCGGCCGGACTCCGCGCAGCTTCAGCGCCGCGATGCGCCGGGAGGTCTCGGCATGGATTTGTTCGGCAATGACACGCCCGTCAATGAGGTTGCCCGGCGACATCAGGGAACCACCTGAATCGATTCAACCTCAATGATCGGAGTGCTCGTCCAGCGCTGATCGATAAGTTCTTCTCCAGTCACGATGACCTTCTTGCCGGCGAACTTTTTCAGGTTGATGTCCTCGCTTTCGCTGTGAAGATAGTTGACCGTCTTGCGACTCTCCCGGTTCTCCAGGGCATACGAAGTCGGCGCCTGAATGCTGCGCGAAACGACCACGGTGCCTTCGCGGCTGACGACCCGTTTGGGCGGCGTTGTGTCCGCCGGTGGCGCGGGTGTGGGCGTTGTCGGCTGTGGCGTCGGTTGAGCCGTCGCCGCCGGTGAAGCGGTTTCCACGGCCGGCGCGGGCACCAGCTCCGGCTTGACGGTTTCAACCGTGGGAGCCGGCTGCGCGGGCGGAGTGTTCGTGTTTGCGGCCAACTCCGTGGCTGGCGGAACCGGTGCCGCCGTTTTCTCCAGCATCGCCGCCGCCACAAAAGCAAACGCGTTGGTCGGCGCCTCGATCTCCATCCAGTTGCCGTCGGTCCGGATCTCTTTGACTTCCGTGCCGCGGTCAAGGCGTCCGATCACGCTGAAGTTCTCGCCCGGTCCGGCCCGCAGGTTCAGCCGTTTGATGTTTACCGTGTGATTGTTTGTCTCGATGTAGGGTCCATAAACCCACACCGGCGTGTTCGGCGGCAGTTGTATCTTCGCCCACGTTGCCGGCTCGCCGCGCTTGCGCTTTTTGGGAGTGATCTCCTCCAGTACGATGACGGATTCGCCTTTCTTCAATTGAGTGATCACTTCACTGGTCGGCACGGCCTGCGCGCGCACGTTGACGCGGTTCCTCTTGACGACAGCGGCTTCCTCGGTCCGGGCGGTCAAAACCGTCGCTCCGAACACGACTGCAACGGCCCAAGCCCATCGAAAATTTGTTTTCATAACGGTCAGAAGTAGAAGTTTTATCCCCGGTCCTGTCAATGCTCGTGAGGCGGCACACCGTCGGCCCGATTACTGTTCGACAACAGGGTTTTGATTTCGGTTTCGCTCAGGGTCCGCCACCTGCCCGCGGGCAGGTCGCCCAGTTTGATGCGGCCGATCTGCGTCCGGCGGAGATGCGACACCGCCAGGCCCTGCGCCTCAAACATCCGCCGCACTTCGCGATACCTGCCTTCCGCCAGTTCCACCTCGACCACGCTGTGGGAATTGTTGGCGTTCAACAGCCGGGTTTTTTCCGCCTTCAGTTTCTCGCCTTCATGGACGATACCACGCGTCAACCGCCCCAGAACGTTCGGCTCCACGCGGCCTTCGACCGTGGCCAGGTATTTTTTTAGAACCCGGTAACGCGGGTGCGTCAGGCGCAGACAGAATTCCCCGTCGTTGGTGAGGAAAATCAGTCCCTCCGTGTCGTAGTCAAGCCGGCCCACGGGATAAAGGTTGCTCCACTCCTTGGGCAGCAGATCGCCGATGGCGCGGCGCTTTCCGGGATCGCGGCGGGAACAAATGTAACCTCGCGGCTTGTTCAGGGCGACGTACAGCCGGCGCTTCGGCCTGACCGATGTGCCATCCACGCTAACGCGGTCACGGGCCGGGTCAATTTTTGTCCCCAGCGTCCGGACCACCTCGTTGTTCACTTCCACCCGACCCGCGAGAATGATCTGCTCTCCGGCGCGGCGCGACGCGACTCCCGCATCGGCGAGGAATTTTTGCAGCCGAACCATTGAAGGAAAAGGATTCAAACCTTCAGGGCACAGGTGTGGCCGGGACGCGGCCCGGAACCCTCGCCAGCTTCAAACCCGATCAGGTTTCCGGCCTTGTCTTCCGAAGGCCGGAGACGCGGTCGCCGTCCTTCCACTGGCCGCGCTTCTTGAGCAGGGCGACTCGCTCAAATCGCTTGAGCACATTGCGTTTGGCGCCGGTCGTGCCGACGGCGCGAAGACTTGAATGCTGTGACATAGGTTCTAAAAAGGTTTCCGCTGGGTCTGTTGCGCCGACCGCTTTGTTCACAGCGGGCCGCGTGTTCTATCACACCTGAAACCAAATGCAAACCGTTAATTTCATTTGCAACGACCGGATCATAGCCTTGAAGGTTGAACCGCCGGGCAGAAGTCGTACAATCGGGCATCCATCACGAATCAGGACAATGAAACAGGCGTAGATGAGCCGCATTCTGAAAAACTTGATCTGGCTGGCGACCGCCCTGCTGGGCGGCGGCGCTTACGTCGTGCTTGCGACCCGGCTTGGCGAGCCGGTCAACTCCGCGTACATCCTCACGGCCGCGCTCTGCTCCTATGCGGTCGGCTACCGCTTCTACTCGAAATGGATTGCAGCGCGTGTGCTCGCCCTCAACGATCGTCGCGCCACTCCCTGCGAAGTCCGTGACGATGGCCGGGATTTCGTGAAGACGAACAAGTGGATCGTCTTCGGTCATCACTTCGCGGCGATCTCCGGTCCCGGACCGCTCGTCGGCCCGGTGCTGGCCGCCCAGTTCGGTTATCTTCCCGGAGCGCTCTGGATCCTGATCGGCGTCGTGCTCGGCGGCGCGGTGCAGGACTTCGTTATCCTGTTCTGCTCGATGCGGCGCGACGGCAAATCACTTGCCCAAATGGTGAAAGAGGAACTGAACACCGTGGCGGGCGTCATCGGCATCGTCGCCATTCTCGCCATCATGATCATCCTGCTGGCCGTCCTCGCGCTGGTTGTCGTCAACGCGCTTGCCGAAAGTCCCTGGGGCGTGTTCACCGTGGCGGCAACCATTCCCATTGCGATGTTCATGGGGGGTTACCTGCGCTGGTGGCGGGTTGGCAAGGTGATGGAAGCATCGGCGATCGGCGTTGTGCTCCTGCTGCTCGGCGTATGGGGCGGGCAATTCGTCCATGCGCATGCCGACTGGGCGAAGCTGTTCACTTTCGGCAAGGAACCGCTGGCCTGGTCGATCATCGTGTACGGATTTGCCGCCAGCGTGCTGCCCGTCTGGCTGCTGCTCGCGCCGCGTGATTACCTCAGCACCTTCATGAAGCTCGGCACGATCTTTGCGCTGGCGTTCGGCGTGTTTCTGGTGCTGCCGGTGTTGAAATTTCCGGCCGTCAGCCGGTTCATCGACGGCTCGGGGCCGGTCGTGGCGGGGAAGCTGTTCCCGTTCTGTTTCATTACCATCGCGTGCGGCGCGATCTCCGGTTTTCACACGCTCATCTCCAGCGGCACGACGCCGAAGATCATCACGCGCGAGAGTTACGCCCGCCCCATCGGCTACGGCGCGATGTGCCTCGAATCGCTGGTCGCCATCATGGCGTTGATTGCCGCGTGCTCCCTCGACCCCGGCGTTTATCTCAGCATGAACATCAAGGGCGCGGCCACGGAAACCGTCGCCAAAGTCACGTCGCTCGGCTTTCCCGTTACGGTGGACCAAATGAACCAACTCGCGGACACGATCGGCGAGAAGACGCTGTTTGGCCGCACCGGCGGCGCGGCGACCCTGGCCGTCGGCATGGCGCAAATCTTTCATCGGGCCGTGGGCAATCGCTGGCTCGATCTCTGGTATCACTTTGCGATCATGTTCGAGGCGCTGTTCATCCTCACGACCCTTGATGCCGGCACACGCGTGGGGCGTTACCTTCTTCAGGATGTCCTGGGCAATCTTTGGAAGCCGCTCGGCAATGTGAAGGACATCAAAGCGAACGTGCTTGCCAGCGGCTTGATGGTCGCCGGCTGGGGCTGTTTTCTGATTCAGGGCGTGCGCGACCCGCTCGGCGGCATCAATTCACTTTGGCCGCTCTTCGGCATTGCCAACCAGCTGCTCGCCGCCATCGCGCTCTGTCTGGCAACGACGGTAATTCTGAAAATGCAATTGGGCGGGAAGCCGCTGAGCGCCGGCAAGCCGCCAGCAGAATCGATCGAGACGGGCGTCCCTTCCGGAAGACCGACTCGCCCGATTTTCGTGCTTGTGACGCTGGTTCCGCTGGTCTGGCTTCTGACGGTGACGATGACGGCGGGATGGCAGAAGATTTTCGATGACGATCCAAAAATTGGATTCCTTGCCGCTGCAAACGTTTACTCGGCGAAAATTTCCGGGGCTTTTCCGGCGACTGGCGTTGCCAAATCCGATGACGCACTCGCTGCCGCGCAAGCAACTCTGGCACCGAATAAAAGGCTGCTTTTCAATAGCCTTCTGGACGCATTTGTCGCCGCCTTCTTTCTCGTGCTCGTCGTGTTGATCGTCGCCATCAGCGTACGCGAATGGATCCTGTTGCTCGCCCGTAAACGCGTCGCAATCCTGCGCGAGTCCGATCCGGTCTGGCTGCCGGACTACGCGGTGGCTGAAGGCCGGCCATTGCGCATCTTGAGCCTGCTTGCGCTCGCGTTCGCGCTGGCCAGGGAACTGTCCGGTGAAGCGGCGCTGGACCGCGCTCAGCAGACCGCCCGCGCCTGCGACTGCGGCCTGCCGGAGCATCACACGGTCAATCTGTCCGGCGAACAAAAGGCATCCACTCCGACGACGACCAGAGAGCAACTCTATATTGAGACGCTCGAAAAACGATACCGCGGCATCAACCGATGCTGCTGAAGCGCGGCCCTCGCAGTTTCCCATCGCAAATCGTCCCTCGTAAATCTAAATTCGCGCCGTGCAAAGCATCGGTCTGT encodes:
- a CDS encoding ABC transporter permease — translated: MTDAESPNRRAWRRFRRNRLAVGSGAFLFSAILLVVIWPLFATPRFASLLPRALTWKPTTLSDDQFRPPDLAHWFGTDVHGRDLLSRVCYGARISLLVGALGACVSLFIGVLWGAIAGYFGGCWDALMMRFVDVLYSLPSILFVIVLIAVVEESFKAWLVRVLSSDAGAAANLLLLFAGLGAVSWLTMARIVRGEVLTLRTRGFVDASRALGAGHPRILLRHILPNVYGIIITYLTLTVPSIMLYESFLSYLGLGVQPPQASLGSLIAEGASQINPIRIYWWMIVLPGLTLASALLALNFVGDGLRDAWDPRSTRE
- a CDS encoding carbon starvation CstA family protein, whose amino-acid sequence is MSRILKNLIWLATALLGGGAYVVLATRLGEPVNSAYILTAALCSYAVGYRFYSKWIAARVLALNDRRATPCEVRDDGRDFVKTNKWIVFGHHFAAISGPGPLVGPVLAAQFGYLPGALWILIGVVLGGAVQDFVILFCSMRRDGKSLAQMVKEELNTVAGVIGIVAILAIMIILLAVLALVVVNALAESPWGVFTVAATIPIAMFMGGYLRWWRVGKVMEASAIGVVLLLLGVWGGQFVHAHADWAKLFTFGKEPLAWSIIVYGFAASVLPVWLLLAPRDYLSTFMKLGTIFALAFGVFLVLPVLKFPAVSRFIDGSGPVVAGKLFPFCFITIACGAISGFHTLISSGTTPKIITRESYARPIGYGAMCLESLVAIMALIAACSLDPGVYLSMNIKGAATETVAKVTSLGFPVTVDQMNQLADTIGEKTLFGRTGGAATLAVGMAQIFHRAVGNRWLDLWYHFAIMFEALFILTTLDAGTRVGRYLLQDVLGNLWKPLGNVKDIKANVLASGLMVAGWGCFLIQGVRDPLGGINSLWPLFGIANQLLAAIALCLATTVILKMQLGGKPLSAGKPPAESIETGVPSGRPTRPIFVLVTLVPLVWLLTVTMTAGWQKIFDDDPKIGFLAAANVYSAKISGAFPATGVAKSDDALAAAQATLAPNKRLLFNSLLDAFVAAFFLVLVVLIVAISVREWILLLARKRVAILRESDPVWLPDYAVAEGRPLRILSLLALAFALARELSGEAALDRAQQTARACDCGLPEHHTVNLSGEQKASTPTTTREQLYIETLEKRYRGINRCC
- a CDS encoding ABC transporter permease: KISRLLREGMLAVLPAEFITTARAKGLGETTVLLKHAFRPGVLPVVSYSGPLLADLLTGSFVVENIFQIPGIGVFVVNGTLNRDYTIVVGLVLIYAFLILVLNLVVDLAYGWIDPRVRA
- a CDS encoding small basic protein, which codes for MSQHSSLRAVGTTGAKRNVLKRFERVALLKKRGQWKDGDRVSGLRKTRPET
- a CDS encoding tetrahydrofolate dehydrogenase/cyclohydrolase catalytic domain-containing protein produces the protein MSPGNLIDGRVIAEQIHAETSRRIAALKLRGVRPGLAFVRVGEDPASQVYVGMKERMGARLGIASFTHVLPETTPENDLLELVARLNEDPGIHGILVQAPLPRPINQATVYAAVSPQKDVDGFHPINVGKLMLGDASGFLPCTPAGVHELLIRAGVKIECSEVVVLGRGNIVGKPMAAILIQKARHANATVTLCHSHTRDIAAHCRRADILIAAIGVAEFVKADMVKPGAVVIDVGVNRIKDAGAKGGSRLVGDVDFVGVRAVAGKITPNPGGVGPMTIAMLMQNTVRAAELTVTE
- a CDS encoding SH3 domain-containing protein — translated: MKTNFRWAWAVAVVFGATVLTARTEEAAVVKRNRVNVRAQAVPTSEVITQLKKGESVIVLEEITPKKRKRGEPATWAKIQLPPNTPVWVYGPYIETNNHTVNIKRLNLRAGPGENFSVIGRLDRGTEVKEIRTDGNWMEIEAPTNAFAFVAAAMLEKTAAPVPPATELAANTNTPPAQPAPTVETVKPELVPAPAVETASPAATAQPTPQPTTPTPAPPADTTPPKRVVSREGTVVVSRSIQAPTSYALENRESRKTVNYLHSESEDINLKKFAGKKVIVTGEELIDQRWTSTPIIEVESIQVVP
- a CDS encoding pseudouridine synthase → MVRLQKFLADAGVASRRAGEQIILAGRVEVNNEVVRTLGTKIDPARDRVSVDGTSVRPKRRLYVALNKPRGYICSRRDPGKRRAIGDLLPKEWSNLYPVGRLDYDTEGLIFLTNDGEFCLRLTHPRYRVLKKYLATVEGRVEPNVLGRLTRGIVHEGEKLKAEKTRLLNANNSHSVVEVELAEGRYREVRRMFEAQGLAVSHLRRTQIGRIKLGDLPAGRWRTLSETEIKTLLSNSNRADGVPPHEH